The DNA segment TATGAAGAATTAAGAGAAACACTCGGCATAAACTCATTTGTAAGCTTTAATGGGCAATACGTCGTGTTTGAAGGGAAGCCAATTCACAAAAATCCTTTACCAAAAAAACAATTAGAAAAACTATATATCGATGCTGAAGAGAATAATCATCCGATGGTATTTATGGATCAAAATGAAATGAAGGCATCTGACCGAGAACAAGTGTACATAAAGGAAAGCCTTGCTTCTTTACACTTTGAGTACCCGGCTATTGATGCGACTTTCTATAATAATGCAGAAATTTACCAATCTTTACTGTTTTGTGAAGGGGAAGAGATTGAGTACTATGATAAAAAATATGACTCATTTGATTTCATCCGCTGGCACCCCTACTCCTGTGATGTTTTACCTAATGGTGGTTCTAAAGCTGAGGGGATTAAAAAGTTAATCGAGGCAGCAGGTTTAAAGATGGAAGATACCTATGCGTTCGGTGATGGACTAAATGATATAGAAATGATTCGTGAGGCAGGTACAGGAGTGGCTATGGGTAACGCGGTAGAAGAAACGAAAGCTGTCAGTGATCATATAACTACTGATGTTGATGATGGAGGGCTTGTTAAAGCGATTTATGATTTAAAGCTATTGTCCTAATCAAAAAAAACGCCTGCAATTATTTTGCGGGCGTTTTGGTATATAGTAGCGGCTTTTCGCTGTCTAGCTGCGAGGGTCAGACCTTCGCGACATAAGCAATTCGGTTCCGTGGCCCCACAGGACGTGGGGTCGTTCGATGTTGTAACAGGATGTTACGACCTTAGTCGAACTTCCCTGAGTTTTTAATTCACTGCACCGCCTTGCTTATGCGTTTCAGGTCTAAACGCCCCTCCCCGCTTTTCTACTGTCTAGCTGCAAAGCCCAGCCCCTATCGACATAAGTCAATCGCCTCCGTGAAGAAAGAACACTTCACTGCGCCGCTTGTCTTATGCGTACGGGGCTAAACGGGCTTTTCCGCTTTTCTTAGGCATCCGCGGGTTTTGCGTTTTCTGGTTCTTTGAATGGTTGATTTGGATCTATGTGGTCATAAAACATGATGCCGTGCAAGTGGTCAATTTCATGTTGGAACACAATGGCTGCATAATCTTTCAAACGCAGTTTTACCTCTTTTCCTTCTAAATCCGTTGCTTTGATAGTAACCCTTCGATATCTTGGGACATAACCAGGAACCTCACGATCAACAGATAAACAGCCTTCCCCAGATGACAAATAAGTTCGTTCCACTGAATGACTAACAATCCGTGGGTTGAACAATCCATAACTATAAAATTTATCATTCAAATCCGTGAAATGAACGGCAAGCATCCGTTTGTTCACATTTATTTGTGGTGCAGCTAATCCGACACCAGGACGAAGCCCATAACGTTCACAAACCTGTTCATCTTGGCTGTTTTTTAAGTAATTAAG comes from the Halobacillus shinanisalinarum genome and includes:
- a CDS encoding Cof-type HAD-IIB family hydrolase; protein product: MKMTQKIALFDIDGTLLNHNKELPEATIQAVKSLQKSGVYCAIATGRAPFMYEELRETLGINSFVSFNGQYVVFEGKPIHKNPLPKKQLEKLYIDAEENNHPMVFMDQNEMKASDREQVYIKESLASLHFEYPAIDATFYNNAEIYQSLLFCEGEEIEYYDKKYDSFDFIRWHPYSCDVLPNGGSKAEGIKKLIEAAGLKMEDTYAFGDGLNDIEMIREAGTGVAMGNAVEETKAVSDHITTDVDDGGLVKAIYDLKLLS
- the def gene encoding peptide deformylase; the protein is MITMNDIIREGHPALRKITEEVVVPPTEEDKKTLEEMLNYLKNSQDEQVCERYGLRPGVGLAAPQINVNKRMLAVHFTDLNDKFYSYGLFNPRIVSHSVERTYLSSGEGCLSVDREVPGYVPRYRRVTIKATDLEGKEVKLRLKDYAAIVFQHEIDHLHGIMFYDHIDPNQPFKEPENAKPADA